A section of the Elizabethkingia anophelis R26 genome encodes:
- a CDS encoding tetratricopeptide repeat-containing sensor histidine kinase → MPNYLKFRLLYIISIFSLLLTTNCDRKTKERNIAGKQNTDNDFISFAIKTDAISRQKKEKLFSKTDSITRGLGEKDKALYYSFMRYTLATKDSSRYYLNKIDTVGRTQDIRDLVDLYNFKEGFKSDAIGPKITEAIFRKINNEEKRKSPLLFKYYDLIAQAFYINKNMTKSTEYFKLSFENNPEKDMPYEKLKYYEVLFLYAMESSNIKEMEVNQKKAERIARQEKNEYELSRTMDYKAIIYGLKKMPDSGVYYSKKSFQYLESTNRLNPVAYINLVINYQNNKEFDNAIRYGEEGIKWSVKQADSSRMAELYGALSDAYKGNNDYKNAFKNLDIYYKLKLKNINDIQKDKVYEIEQKFKSENKDLTINNLKTSNELNNKIIKQQKWLMSIIAATFLLGGFFLYNFLKRKNLQSKAEKLLVENDKLKLEQKTFQLKISPHFIFNTVSNLQGLISEKETTKSISYLTKFARLMRNILEYEKEDFISVEDEVRLLEDYMQLQQMRFKTSFEYNITINENVRPYFQLVPPMLLQPFVENSIIHGFGNIDYIGKINIIFENKVDYMEIIIHDNGRGAAALHTDVNKQSLSTSITIQRLNVLFPGTNSSVKTEVSDNGFRVEINIPILTEDQ, encoded by the coding sequence ATGCCAAATTACTTAAAATTCCGACTTCTCTATATAATCTCCATTTTTTCTCTGTTATTGACTACCAATTGTGATAGAAAAACTAAAGAACGAAATATTGCGGGTAAACAAAATACAGATAATGATTTTATCAGCTTTGCTATAAAAACAGATGCCATTTCTCGTCAAAAGAAAGAAAAACTTTTTAGTAAAACGGATAGTATAACCAGAGGTCTTGGTGAAAAGGATAAAGCTTTATACTATAGCTTTATGAGATATACTCTTGCAACAAAAGATAGCTCAAGATATTATTTAAATAAGATTGACACGGTTGGAAGGACACAGGACATAAGGGATTTAGTAGATCTTTATAATTTTAAAGAAGGCTTTAAATCGGATGCTATCGGGCCCAAAATTACGGAGGCAATCTTTAGAAAGATTAATAATGAAGAGAAAAGGAAAAGCCCTCTTCTTTTTAAGTATTATGATCTGATAGCTCAGGCATTTTATATTAATAAAAATATGACTAAATCTACTGAGTATTTCAAGCTCAGCTTTGAGAACAATCCGGAAAAAGATATGCCTTATGAGAAGCTAAAATACTATGAGGTTTTATTTTTATATGCTATGGAAAGTTCCAATATAAAGGAGATGGAAGTTAATCAGAAAAAAGCTGAGCGTATTGCCCGACAGGAAAAAAATGAATATGAGCTTTCCAGAACCATGGATTATAAGGCAATTATTTATGGACTTAAGAAGATGCCAGACAGTGGAGTCTATTATTCTAAAAAATCCTTTCAGTATTTGGAATCTACAAACAGACTAAATCCGGTAGCTTATATTAATCTTGTTATCAATTATCAGAATAATAAAGAATTTGATAATGCCATTAGATATGGAGAAGAAGGAATTAAATGGTCAGTAAAACAAGCCGATTCAAGCAGGATGGCAGAATTGTATGGTGCATTGTCTGATGCCTACAAAGGAAATAATGATTATAAGAACGCCTTTAAAAATCTGGACATCTACTATAAGCTAAAGCTAAAGAACATCAATGATATACAAAAGGACAAAGTTTATGAAATCGAGCAGAAATTTAAGTCTGAAAATAAGGATTTAACGATTAATAATCTGAAGACCAGTAATGAGCTGAATAACAAAATTATTAAACAACAAAAATGGTTAATGTCTATTATTGCTGCGACATTTTTACTGGGTGGTTTTTTCCTTTACAATTTTCTGAAAAGAAAAAATCTGCAATCCAAAGCAGAAAAGCTCTTGGTTGAGAACGACAAACTAAAACTGGAGCAGAAAACCTTTCAGCTAAAAATAAGTCCACATTTTATATTTAATACCGTAAGTAATCTTCAGGGATTAATTAGTGAAAAAGAGACGACAAAGTCAATTAGCTATCTTACCAAATTTGCAAGACTTATGCGTAATATCCTGGAATATGAAAAAGAAGATTTTATTTCTGTTGAAGACGAGGTCAGGCTTCTGGAAGATTATATGCAGCTACAGCAAATGAGATTTAAAACGAGTTTTGAATACAATATAACAATAAATGAGAATGTCCGTCCTTATTTCCAGCTAGTTCCACCAATGTTGCTACAGCCGTTTGTTGAGAATTCTATTATACACGGGTTTGGTAATATTGATTATATCGGAAAAATTAATATTATATTTGAAAATAAGGTAGATTATATGGAAATTATTATTCATGATAATGGCAGAGGAGCAGCAGCACTACATACAGATGTAAATAAGCAGTCTTTATCTACATCAATTACAATACAAAGACTGAATGTTCTCTTCCCGGGAACCAATTCTTCTGTTAAGACTGAGGTTTCGGATAATGGTTTTAGAGTAGAAATTAATATTCCAATTTTAACAGAAGACCAATGA
- a CDS encoding LytR/AlgR family response regulator transcription factor produces MRVYVLEDEENIRNYILSILKEIPEIVVVGYADQVQTALVEIPKLEPHLILADIRLKDTISFRLFDTLDIEKYKVIFITAFSHYSIQALNLGAIGYLLKPIADDELKAAIQKVIVKNEAYLVQQSQLQLANSYIEKPKEVEKLVLKNRDYLQIIRCDDIVYCEGDKGYTTFFLNNEPGVLVSKVLKEYETLLSTANFIRCHQSYLVNMNYVTRYFKEGYLQLRTGVKIPVSTRKKDDVLRYLEQLL; encoded by the coding sequence ATGAGAGTATACGTTCTTGAAGATGAGGAGAATATTCGTAATTATATTTTAAGTATCCTTAAAGAGATTCCTGAAATTGTAGTTGTTGGATATGCAGATCAGGTTCAGACGGCATTGGTAGAAATTCCAAAGCTGGAGCCTCATTTAATTTTGGCAGATATCCGGTTAAAAGATACTATAAGCTTCCGGTTATTCGATACACTTGATATCGAAAAATATAAAGTAATCTTTATCACTGCTTTTAGCCACTATTCAATCCAAGCCCTTAATTTAGGTGCTATTGGCTATTTGTTAAAGCCTATAGCAGATGATGAGTTAAAAGCAGCAATACAAAAGGTAATTGTGAAAAATGAAGCTTATTTAGTTCAACAGTCTCAGCTTCAGTTAGCCAACAGCTATATTGAAAAGCCAAAAGAGGTTGAAAAGCTTGTCCTGAAAAACCGAGATTATCTTCAGATTATACGCTGTGATGATATCGTATACTGTGAAGGTGATAAGGGCTATACTACATTTTTTCTGAATAATGAACCCGGAGTTTTAGTTTCTAAAGTTCTCAAAGAGTACGAAACTTTGCTTTCTACGGCTAATTTTATTAGATGCCACCAATCTTATCTTGTGAATATGAATTACGTTACCCGGTACTTTAAAGAAGGCTATTTACAATTGAGAACAGGAGTTAAAATTCCTGTATCAACAAGAAAGAAAGATGATGTTCTCCGATACTTGGAACAGCTTTTATAA
- a CDS encoding agmatine deiminase family protein translates to MQRRKSALLVLPIIILSCSRDEKTNRPSETTDPSAVVYKMPEESAPHEGTWLQWPHEYQYGTTYRDRLDPTWIAITKELVQSEKVHIVAYDNNEKNRIITLLNDAGISLSNIDFKIYQTDDFWVRDNGPIYVKDNNGKLFIQDWGFNGWGKKAQYSNCDAVPSKIAADNNVPKIDLNSVMVNEGGSVEIDGNGVLMACKSSILNNNRNPGMTQQQAEDIFTKNLGVTKFIWLEGKAGLDITDMHIDGFARFANSSTIITMNSSDLAYWQVPDNDINNLYNATGKNGAAYQFVKVPLTKHEVTTTYGKKVGRASYINYYIANNRVLVPNYNDPNDAVANNIIQQLYPDKKVVGIDCRNLFANGGMVHCVTQQQPR, encoded by the coding sequence ATGCAAAGAAGAAAATCAGCACTTTTAGTACTACCTATTATTATACTATCCTGCAGCCGGGATGAAAAGACAAACAGACCATCAGAGACTACAGATCCTTCTGCAGTTGTTTATAAAATGCCGGAAGAGTCAGCTCCACATGAAGGAACCTGGCTTCAATGGCCACACGAATATCAATATGGGACTACTTACCGCGATCGCCTGGATCCCACCTGGATAGCAATAACCAAAGAACTGGTACAAAGCGAAAAGGTTCATATTGTGGCTTATGACAATAATGAAAAGAACCGCATAATCACACTATTGAATGATGCAGGAATATCGCTAAGCAACATAGATTTTAAAATTTATCAGACAGATGATTTCTGGGTAAGAGATAACGGACCTATTTATGTAAAAGATAACAATGGCAAACTATTTATTCAGGACTGGGGATTCAACGGCTGGGGTAAAAAGGCTCAGTATAGCAATTGTGATGCTGTTCCTTCCAAAATCGCTGCAGATAATAACGTCCCGAAAATTGACCTCAACTCGGTAATGGTAAATGAAGGCGGAAGTGTTGAAATTGACGGAAACGGAGTATTAATGGCTTGTAAAAGTTCCATTCTTAATAACAACAGAAATCCAGGAATGACACAACAGCAGGCAGAAGATATATTTACTAAGAATCTGGGTGTTACAAAATTCATATGGTTAGAAGGGAAAGCGGGTCTCGATATCACTGACATGCATATTGACGGCTTTGCCCGATTTGCCAATTCATCTACAATTATTACAATGAATTCTAGTGATCTTGCCTACTGGCAGGTTCCTGATAATGACATTAATAATCTGTACAATGCTACAGGGAAAAATGGCGCTGCTTATCAGTTTGTAAAAGTTCCTTTAACTAAACATGAAGTAACAACTACCTACGGAAAGAAAGTTGGCCGTGCATCCTACATCAATTACTATATTGCCAACAACCGGGTATTGGTACCTAATTATAATGATCCCAATGATGCAGTTGCAAATAACATCATCCAGCAACTGTACCCGGACAAAAAGGTTGTTGGAATCGACTGCCGAAACCTGTTTGCCAATGGTGGCATGGTACATTGTGTTACACAGCAGCAACCCCGATAA
- a CDS encoding SRPBCC family protein yields MKSDLFFDFSINKEKNTIVIKREFDANLEQVWQAWTKTEFLDRWWAPKPYRVKTKTLNFTEGGVWLYAMVSPENEKLWCKADYQKIEFKKLIVWLDAFCDENGNENTEKPRSNWSISFSTDDHLTTVHIILKHDSYKDVETMIDMGFKEGFTMCMENLDELLLEVNK; encoded by the coding sequence ATGAAAAGCGATCTTTTTTTTGATTTTTCTATAAATAAGGAAAAAAATACTATTGTTATCAAGCGCGAATTTGATGCGAATTTAGAGCAGGTGTGGCAAGCTTGGACAAAAACGGAATTTTTAGACAGGTGGTGGGCTCCGAAACCTTACAGGGTCAAGACAAAGACCTTAAATTTTACTGAAGGAGGAGTATGGCTATATGCTATGGTAAGTCCTGAGAACGAAAAGCTCTGGTGTAAAGCAGACTATCAGAAGATAGAATTCAAAAAGCTTATAGTGTGGCTGGATGCTTTCTGTGACGAAAACGGAAATGAAAATACTGAGAAGCCACGTTCTAATTGGAGTATTAGTTTTTCTACCGACGATCATCTTACAACTGTGCATATAATCCTTAAGCATGATAGCTATAAAGATGTAGAGACTATGATAGACATGGGATTTAAAGAAGGTTTTACCATGTGCATGGAAAACCTTGATGAATTATTACTGGAAGTAAACAAGTAA
- a CDS encoding Atu2307/SP_0267 family LLM class monooxygenase, producing MEIGIDSFIATGAYEGALNPQQNIEAIEALLSKIEHADKMGLHVFGLGEHHRKEFLDEAPAVILAAAAARTKNIKLTSAVTVLSAADPVRVFQEYATLDLISKGRAEIVAGRGSFIDAYPLFGLNLQDYDQLFEEKIELLLAIRDQEKITWKGKFRAPLYEQSIYPRPYQESLPVWIGVGGTPESFIRAGKLGLPLMVAVIGGETHNFRPLIDLYYEAGEKAGHPREKLQVGLHSLGYVAEDTARAKDEYFPGYQEMMGKIGKERGWAIPTRSQFEAQAGLTGAYVVGSPEEVAAKILRHSKALGGISRFTFQMDNPGLTQEQVYKSIELIGKKVIPLINEA from the coding sequence ATGGAAATAGGAATAGACAGCTTTATAGCAACTGGAGCCTATGAAGGGGCTTTAAATCCTCAGCAAAATATAGAGGCTATAGAAGCTTTGCTTAGTAAAATTGAACACGCTGATAAAATGGGACTTCACGTCTTTGGGCTTGGAGAACATCACCGAAAAGAGTTTTTAGACGAGGCTCCGGCTGTTATTCTGGCTGCTGCTGCCGCTCGTACTAAAAACATTAAGCTTACCAGTGCAGTAACAGTATTGAGTGCTGCAGATCCTGTAAGGGTTTTTCAGGAATATGCAACTTTAGACCTTATATCAAAAGGCCGGGCAGAGATTGTTGCAGGGAGAGGCTCTTTTATTGATGCATATCCCCTATTCGGACTCAATCTTCAGGATTATGATCAGCTTTTTGAAGAAAAAATAGAGTTACTACTCGCTATTCGCGATCAGGAAAAAATAACATGGAAAGGTAAGTTTCGTGCACCTTTATATGAACAGTCTATATACCCGCGCCCATATCAGGAATCTCTTCCGGTGTGGATAGGTGTTGGCGGAACACCGGAATCTTTTATACGGGCGGGAAAACTTGGACTTCCGCTAATGGTCGCTGTTATCGGAGGCGAAACTCATAATTTCAGGCCTTTGATTGATCTATATTACGAGGCAGGAGAAAAGGCAGGACATCCCCGTGAGAAACTACAGGTAGGATTACACTCTTTGGGTTATGTTGCGGAAGATACTGCCCGGGCAAAAGATGAATACTTTCCGGGATATCAGGAGATGATGGGCAAAATAGGTAAAGAACGTGGCTGGGCTATACCTACCCGATCCCAGTTCGAGGCACAAGCCGGATTAACCGGAGCTTACGTTGTAGGAAGTCCCGAAGAGGTTGCAGCAAAGATACTCCGCCACAGCAAAGCTTTAGGAGGTATTTCAAGATTTACATTTCAAATGGATAATCCTGGGCTTACACAAGAACAGGTTTATAAATCAATAGAACTGATTGGTAAAAAAGTAATTCCATTGATCAACGAAGCATAA
- a CDS encoding NADPH-dependent FMN reductase, whose amino-acid sequence MKILAFAGSTSSTSINRELVKFVLKSFQDDEINLIDLNDYSMPVFSVDLEKKGFPDEAHKFLKQIEECDVIICSLAEHNRSYSAAFKNIFDWASRINVKVFQNKSMLLMSTSPGGYGGGNVMNTAKTFFPQFGAVVIENFSLPKFYENFDLENGVINTEILEELNNKIKSFKSQISA is encoded by the coding sequence ATGAAAATATTAGCATTTGCCGGGAGTACTTCTTCCACTTCCATTAACAGGGAACTGGTAAAATTTGTTTTAAAGAGCTTTCAGGATGATGAAATTAATCTGATCGATCTTAATGATTATTCTATGCCCGTTTTTTCGGTAGACCTTGAAAAAAAGGGGTTTCCTGATGAAGCTCATAAATTCTTAAAACAAATTGAAGAGTGTGATGTAATTATCTGTTCTCTTGCCGAGCACAACCGATCATACAGTGCTGCCTTCAAAAACATTTTTGACTGGGCTTCCAGAATTAATGTTAAAGTTTTTCAGAACAAATCTATGTTACTTATGAGCACATCACCGGGAGGTTATGGTGGTGGAAATGTAATGAATACTGCCAAGACTTTTTTCCCTCAGTTTGGTGCTGTTGTCATAGAAAACTTCTCTCTCCCGAAATTCTATGAAAATTTCGATTTGGAAAATGGAGTGATTAATACTGAAATTTTAGAAGAATTAAATAATAAAATTAAAAGTTTTAAATCTCAGATTTCAGCATAG
- a CDS encoding HdeD family acid-resistance protein, which translates to MIDSFNTTIKNSLKGWYYPVITGILSILTGFFLFIIPQSLYSVYVQIFGIVFIISGLLRLIFSFQNRKTINGWGWYLIYGMLILDLGIYLTVYAEKSSVLIIGLTALLRSFTMLGTAVDLKRHEHYHWGRIAGWSAAAIILSIVLIANPASIPLNFVTAFCFITTGIAAILLSTEYRKVNQHHQILRKLMRKLDEER; encoded by the coding sequence ATGATTGATTCGTTCAACACTACCATCAAAAACTCTCTGAAAGGTTGGTACTATCCTGTAATAACAGGTATCCTGTCGATTCTAACAGGATTTTTTTTATTTATAATTCCACAGTCTCTTTATTCAGTATATGTACAAATATTTGGAATAGTTTTTATTATTTCGGGGCTGCTCCGGCTTATATTTTCTTTTCAGAACCGCAAAACAATCAATGGCTGGGGGTGGTATCTGATTTATGGAATGCTAATTCTGGATCTGGGAATTTATTTAACCGTTTATGCAGAAAAATCCTCTGTTCTCATCATTGGCTTAACCGCCTTATTACGATCTTTTACCATGCTGGGCACTGCTGTCGACCTTAAAAGACACGAGCATTATCATTGGGGGCGTATTGCGGGATGGAGTGCGGCAGCAATTATTTTATCTATAGTACTCATTGCCAACCCTGCAAGCATTCCACTGAATTTTGTTACTGCTTTCTGCTTTATTACAACTGGTATTGCTGCAATTCTACTCTCTACTGAATATAGGAAAGTCAATCAGCATCACCAGATTTTACGAAAGCTAATGCGCAAGCTCGATGAAGAAAGGTAA
- a CDS encoding response regulator transcription factor — protein MAEKKIIPISTEQFHEYFSIYNKTDEKNDDMVYSDIIENIRNFAVGHYFWFIADCTTMHTKEVSNNIELHTPYQNKTQNNLNVQHFLDLIHPDDTQYLLSALVSAARIYKNMRKSGKYNVRFNFYARMLDQENNYRWVLIQAPKQYFNKYNQIESSLIVINDLSHFPIKEMPVFSIIDDDGRKVQYFKYINKADLDINDKPNITQREKEILVLMARGLNSPKIAESLFISYYTVENHKRNLRRKTNTKTSTELIAYSINNRLLNV, from the coding sequence ATGGCTGAGAAAAAAATTATACCGATAAGTACAGAACAATTCCACGAATATTTTTCAATCTACAATAAAACCGATGAAAAAAATGATGATATGGTATATTCTGATATTATAGAAAACATTAGAAATTTTGCCGTAGGTCATTATTTCTGGTTTATTGCTGATTGTACGACAATGCATACAAAAGAGGTAAGCAACAATATCGAGCTTCATACGCCATATCAAAATAAAACACAGAACAATCTGAATGTTCAACATTTTTTAGACCTGATACATCCGGATGATACTCAATACCTTCTTTCTGCATTAGTTTCTGCTGCAAGAATTTATAAAAATATGCGTAAATCCGGAAAATATAATGTCCGCTTTAATTTTTATGCCCGTATGCTTGATCAGGAAAACAACTACCGTTGGGTATTAATTCAGGCTCCTAAACAATACTTTAACAAATATAATCAGATAGAAAGTTCACTAATCGTAATTAATGACCTTTCTCATTTCCCGATAAAAGAAATGCCTGTGTTTTCAATTATAGATGATGACGGAAGAAAAGTTCAATACTTTAAATACATCAATAAAGCAGATCTGGACATAAACGATAAACCTAATATAACGCAACGAGAAAAAGAAATATTGGTATTGATGGCTCGTGGTCTCAATAGTCCAAAGATTGCAGAATCTTTATTTATCTCTTATTATACGGTTGAAAATCACAAACGGAATCTAAGAAGAAAAACCAATACAAAAACATCTACAGAACTAATAGCGTACAGCATAAATAACAGATTGCTAAATGTTTAA
- a CDS encoding tetratricopeptide repeat protein: MQRNLLLLFLVTLFTITHGQSKREKEIDSIFNTIKSETKNPYAKRETGKALELSEEVYHMSKEINYVGGQIDALTYMTEIYANIGNTKMSLTKADEAISLVSRDKKYIMEYSTLLIAKGSSLSKLGYFERALQVFQEAINVADQAPAKYNNRKHYNKALAYFLIKLSHERDQEDPLSKKELEFYVQSAYKEALQITSDHPQKAYIMTKSLQGLISAYIDWGELDKAEKHIAEGDKINENTISTWNLTRNVLLGDIETKRKNFTKAVEHYEIALKLTKAYKLVYDQKLIYSLLAESYHELQDYKNESHYLAHNKRLSDSLSKVEKQASNYILKDELKKKATQKELENNTIVYYSLAMALVLFITGYFVYKQSKQNKTQLSVLNEKTEIDNEDTDDHKKLNQLIEMAESNNSAFYLKFQEVFPDFNQTLLNRNQKLTQSDLEYCAMMKLNFDTKKIAIIKKNSVGAVESKKHRIRKKLNITSDENIYIWLMNK; this comes from the coding sequence ATGCAAAGAAACCTATTATTATTATTTTTAGTTACTTTATTCACCATTACACATGGTCAAAGTAAAAGAGAAAAGGAAATAGACAGTATTTTCAATACTATTAAATCCGAAACCAAAAACCCCTACGCAAAAAGAGAGACAGGTAAAGCCCTAGAGTTAAGTGAAGAAGTCTATCATATGTCTAAAGAAATAAACTATGTTGGTGGACAAATTGACGCATTAACATACATGACTGAAATTTACGCTAATATAGGGAATACAAAAATGTCACTGACAAAGGCAGATGAGGCAATTAGTTTGGTAAGCAGGGATAAGAAATATATCATGGAATATTCAACCTTGCTTATTGCAAAAGGGAGTTCTCTTTCAAAGCTTGGATACTTCGAAAGAGCTTTACAGGTTTTTCAGGAGGCTATAAACGTTGCAGATCAGGCTCCGGCCAAATACAATAATCGAAAACATTATAACAAAGCACTCGCCTACTTTCTCATTAAACTTTCACATGAGCGTGACCAGGAAGATCCGTTAAGCAAAAAAGAGTTAGAGTTCTATGTCCAGAGTGCTTATAAAGAAGCTCTTCAGATTACATCAGATCATCCACAAAAGGCTTATATTATGACTAAAAGCCTGCAAGGTCTAATCTCAGCTTATATAGACTGGGGAGAATTGGATAAAGCAGAAAAACATATTGCAGAAGGTGATAAAATTAATGAAAACACAATATCAACATGGAATTTAACACGCAATGTACTTCTTGGGGACATAGAAACAAAAAGAAAAAATTTCACTAAAGCTGTAGAACATTATGAGATTGCATTAAAGCTTACCAAAGCTTATAAACTGGTATATGACCAGAAGCTCATCTACTCTCTTCTTGCGGAAAGTTACCACGAATTGCAGGATTATAAAAATGAATCCCATTATCTCGCGCATAATAAAAGATTAAGTGACAGCCTTTCTAAAGTAGAAAAACAAGCCAGTAACTATATATTAAAAGACGAACTCAAAAAGAAAGCAACGCAAAAAGAATTGGAGAATAATACTATTGTGTATTATTCGTTAGCCATGGCGCTTGTTTTATTTATCACAGGCTATTTTGTTTATAAGCAATCAAAACAAAACAAAACACAGCTTTCTGTTTTGAATGAAAAAACAGAAATTGACAATGAGGATACAGATGACCATAAAAAGCTTAACCAACTCATCGAAATGGCTGAAAGTAATAATAGTGCATTTTATTTAAAATTTCAGGAAGTATTCCCGGATTTCAACCAGACCCTTCTGAATAGAAACCAAAAACTTACACAGTCTGATTTGGAATACTGTGCAATGATGAAGCTAAATTTTGACACAAAAAAAATTGCCATCATCAAAAAGAATTCTGTAGGTGCCGTAGAGAGTAAAAAACACAGAATCAGAAAAAAATTGAATATAACTTCTGATGAAAACATTTACATATGGCTAATGAATAAATAA
- a CDS encoding DUF389 domain-containing protein — MRYFSQLFGLHSGEEDRKKVQEGVLKNISFRGANLWILACAILIASIGLNVNSTAVIIGAMLISPLMGPIVGAGFALATYDFILLKKSFKNLIIATGVSLFVSSLYFYLSPFKEVQSELLARTSPTIYDVLIAFFGGIVGAVSITRAEKGNPIPGVAIATALMPPLCTAGFGLATLNFKFLAGALYLYSINCFFIGISTFLIIKYMKYSPVTTGNSIFDKKLRIAITILMLLMIIPSSYLAYNLLNEKRFSQNTERFLKDKFYNNGYITLYKKISYNSNPKTIELAFLSKKFDSTEINTLNKELTDYGLSNTKLTIKQNTSDLKTEILSEINKQNNNLSEKDLQLNALSSELKKYKIENPKLIKEIGILFPEISEVSLGKIDNYYPNDSTGISAVLLYKSNKKIDEDKLKRWIAEQLGDNSLKLIKEE, encoded by the coding sequence ATGAGATATTTCAGCCAACTGTTTGGTCTTCATAGTGGTGAGGAAGATCGTAAAAAGGTTCAGGAAGGTGTACTCAAAAATATTTCATTCAGAGGCGCTAATCTCTGGATATTGGCATGCGCAATACTTATTGCATCTATCGGACTGAATGTAAATTCCACAGCGGTTATTATTGGCGCAATGCTTATCTCTCCGCTAATGGGACCTATTGTAGGAGCCGGATTTGCTCTTGCCACTTATGATTTCATATTGCTTAAGAAATCATTTAAAAACCTGATTATTGCAACAGGGGTAAGCCTGTTCGTTTCTTCATTATATTTTTATTTAAGTCCATTTAAAGAAGTACAATCCGAGCTTTTAGCCAGAACTTCCCCCACTATATATGATGTACTCATCGCATTTTTTGGTGGTATCGTTGGTGCGGTTTCCATTACAAGAGCCGAGAAAGGAAATCCTATTCCGGGCGTTGCCATTGCTACAGCACTAATGCCTCCTTTATGTACAGCAGGCTTTGGGTTGGCAACTCTAAACTTCAAGTTTCTGGCGGGTGCTTTATATTTATACAGTATTAATTGTTTTTTCATAGGGATTTCTACTTTTCTTATCATTAAGTATATGAAATATAGTCCGGTAACGACAGGCAATTCAATCTTCGATAAAAAGTTAAGGATTGCTATTACAATACTTATGTTATTAATGATTATTCCCAGTTCTTACCTTGCTTATAATTTACTGAATGAAAAGAGATTCTCTCAGAATACAGAACGCTTTCTAAAAGATAAGTTTTACAATAACGGATATATAACCCTCTATAAAAAAATCAGTTATAATTCTAATCCCAAAACAATTGAACTGGCATTTCTTTCCAAAAAATTTGACAGTACTGAAATCAATACACTTAATAAGGAACTCACGGATTATGGGCTTAGTAACACAAAACTTACTATAAAACAGAACACCTCCGATCTGAAAACTGAAATCCTATCAGAAATCAATAAACAAAATAACAATCTCTCTGAGAAGGATTTACAACTCAATGCACTAAGCTCTGAACTCAAGAAATATAAAATTGAAAACCCCAAACTGATTAAAGAAATCGGAATTTTATTCCCGGAAATTTCTGAAGTATCTCTCGGAAAAATTGATAATTATTATCCAAATGACTCCACAGGAATTTCTGCTGTCCTTTTATATAAATCAAATAAAAAAATAGACGAGGACAAACTAAAAAGATGGATAGCAGAGCAATTGGGAGATAATAGCCTTAAATTGATTAAGGAAGAATAA